The DNA segment TTTCAATCCAAATACTCCCGATCAAACCAATACCGTCGTCAAAGACTTCGATGGTGACTATGATCCGAATGGTGGCCTACTGTACagagcattaaatttcttaGAGACGCGTGTTTTTGTTGATGGACGCAAGAGCAAAGAAACCACTCTACCTTTAACCATAAGCAATGActtcgacaacaacaacatcgaacCGTACGTGCATGTAGAAGCCGAAGCGGtgcaaaaaaatgttactaCAAAACAGCTTAAAAACTCACAAGCGCAGTGACTAGCCAAAGAGCGTCAATTACTCCAGTTGAATAATGAGCTCGCCAAGTTGGAATATGCAATCGAAACggcttcaaaacaaaaataaaacatccGTTCTACAGTGTAATTATAAGTTTTTTACGTATTTGTAattcttatttaaaaagtgTATTACAATTACTCATTGATCAAAAGATGTAAGCGTACAAGTTTTATTTTCCATCCTGCCTGAGGATTTAATTTGCATTTGCGCTTAAAGTGTGATTATTTGTTATCGAGTACATTTAGTTCAGcactgcacatacatatgtacatgtatgtttcATACATTCTGGTTGTAAATATTGCTTATTTTGTAGGACCAAAAAGTGTTTTAATGCttgaaatttgaataaaaagtgttaattaaaatatttattgtaatatattgttTCATTGAAAATTGTGGCGGACAATTAAACATTATCGATAAAACACTAAAATAGATATTTTTACACTTTCCAACTCACCAATGAgccggaaaaaataaaataataacaacacaacaaataGTTGAGACTGTCAGtgaaagcagaaaaaattaaaaaactttgtcAAAATGCCCGCCTTACCCGTGTTTAAACTTGGTATGTTGGCCGTCCGCCagctaagtaaatatgtagCGAATTTTATTAAGCAAAAAGCGAaggataataaaatttttcgtgaatatatttgcATACCACCGGCACAATGTAAGTAAACCgccgaaagatttatggtacaATTCAAGTTGTGTGTAAACCTTCAAAGGGTACAACAGAATGGAGACCAGAACAATGATGTGGACCATGAAGATGGGCAAACCAACAAATATAAAACCACTGTCAGAAGCGGCTGCCATTGATTTGGGCGCCAGTATGTTGGGCGAATTTGTGCTGTTCTTAATCTGTGGGGCCGCAGTTGTATCGGAAGTTTCACGGTTAGTTGTGCAAACAGAATTTTCactaataaatattgaattgctcTATCCGCGACGTAAATGTAGACAAATGCGTTCCGAACGTCGTAAAAGGGATGAAAAAATTCAAGCAGCAATTAATTtaacaaacaatattttaaaaatggaagaaacgATAGAACATCAGGAgcaatatatacaagaaattagAAAGGCGCTTAAATCTTTAGGTGGGCAGTTCAAATTAAATGCTTCAAATATCTCTACTAATTTACTTATTTCAACTCAggcaaagatattaaagtgccAAAGCCGGAGTACTTCGAAAGTAAATTGTTGCGGCCAGTTATTACAACCAGATCGATTGATACGCAAGTAACGGTGCCAACAAGTGACAAACAATTGCAGGTGACAATCTGAGTTTTTTTGTTCCCTgacatttgtaattaaaatgtatcgattacaaaaatatcaaacGTTTCATTGTATTTCATTGTATTAGTTAATAGTTTTAGCATAGTTTTACTTCTCATTGCATAGAAAAAACTTAACTTTATTTCGCACAGAATTTGTAttgacttaaaatttaattgagttAGAAAaaacgtacatatttatatattacattaCATTCTAAGTGTTTAACCAAACTTAATTTACAAACAGTCAACTCATTGAATAATTTAGCATAAGTTACAAGTTCTTGCTCACGTTTCCACATAGTGCACATAGCACTGCAGCTTCCGCAAATCTTCCGAGTTATCGACGATTTCACGCAGATAGTCGCTGAAAACTGTGCAGATATTGTACAAGCTGCGTTTGACGCCATTTTTGAGTGCGATGAAATTGCGATCCATTTTTCTGCCATTCAAATTAACATTGTTCAATTTATCCAATTCAGTTTTGAGTGTCAGCAATGATTTGATTACTTGTGGTAGCGTTACTTGTACCACACCATATTTGTCTTCCGTCAACGAAGCTGTACAAACACCGGCCAAACCTTGCACTATCCACAAAATCGTTTCCGAGTTAGAGAGTAAGTAAGCGGTTTTAGCGCCCTCTGGTTCGCCAAACATGAAATACAGACCGGGAATCGTACGGAAGGCAGCACGCAAAGTCTGTTCaaattgtttctttattttttcaaccTGATCATGTATACGCTTGCAAGCTGGTGACATCTTCTTTACCGTCTCGGTATTTTCTTGACTAGTTTCGGTCATCATGCGTCTAATGCCGTAGGTTTCATTATATTGGCGTAGCAAAATTTTTTCAGCAGCTTCGGTAGCGGTGGTAGGCTTAATGGTGGAAAAAAGTGGCGCTGTTTTAACAACTGAAATCTTTTTCAGAGATGCGGCTAATTCCTCGGTAAAGGCGTTGACAAGGCTTAAGCATTGAGAAGAAAGCTGATTCCAATTGTATGGATGCGCACctaaatgtcaataaaaatatttaactaaaaaacaaacaaaaaaacaacgaatGGATGGTATTTAAGATTACCTGGTACTGACAGTGCAAAAATTTCTTTGCGCCTGGTGTCCATTTTGTTGCTGGACAAATTATACAGATCGCGGGCACCCAAATTCTGCACCACTGGCACTAATGACGAGTTAAGCGCATCCACTAAAGTTATTTCTTCTATACCAGTGCCACACAACACTGGCTTGCGTTCAATAATAAACGTAACTTCCTCCGAAAGATGTATGGCGAAGAAACAATGCATCAGATGCATATTACTTAAAATTTGCGCTGCCAAGATCCAACCATAGAACAAAAGCCGCACATTTACAGCAATAGAAATAAATGATAATGCGCTTTCATCAACATCCAGCGCGAAAACACCAGCAAAATAACGATTTGTTATGCCACCAATTAGCCAGTAAGCTAGTGCAAAACATATTGTAGGCGTGAAGGATTTCAAAAATGAATTGTATAAGGTGCGGTAAATAAGAGAACGAATTCGAATTAGCATTAACTCCTGAATTATGGGAAATTCCAATTCGGGATCAGTATGTAAATTCTCTCTGGTGAAATGCAAGCAAGCAGCGAAAAATCCCACACAAATTAAGAATAAATAACGACTATTTATGCACTTTGTGCCAAAGCATTCGCATACAATATTACTGTAAAGGAAGAAAATTAATTGCCTTGTAAACAATGTGTATTCGCAAGTACTTACCGGTAATCCATGTGCAAAAAACTAGTATAAAGCCAAGCGGTTAAGTAACCAACCAGTAAATGTAGAGTAAAGAACAGTGCTTTTCGTGGCGCTGTGTAGATGAACCATTGGAAACGTGTTGGATAGTAGCGTTTCACAGTGAGAAATGATTTCCCCAACAAAATGCTATATAAGACGACGGAACCAATCAGCGGTAAAATGCTGAACCAGGTATAGAACGAAAACAGCACACTTATTGAACCGCTTATCCAATTCAAAGGATGCAGAACGtgaaagttgacgaagaaaagGAAAAAGCCAAGTAGCAAATATTGCATGGCTATGCTGTAAGATAGCGCCAGCATGCAACGACGTAAGCACAGCTTTTTACATTCTACTATTAACGACATGTCGTTATccgaataaatttataattgttaaatattttacaaatgcgTGGTGCCGAATCGCCGGCTCGTTGAGGTTAGTTTGAGTGTCCTGCTCAATGTCACTTTTTGAATACTTTTCAACTGTTAACCATTAATGTTGTAAAAAACGAGGAAAAATAACTACTTTTTAGTAATATAAACAAAAGTTTTGTTTCTTCACGAACTTTCACAAGCAGCCAATTGTGCGTTATAAGCGCCAATTTACAAATTGCGAACAGATGGTTTTGACAGCTATGTAAGTGCTGACCAATTCAAAAATCAGTTTACAAAAAGTAGTGCCAAATcagttatttgaattttgtaattgtatttttttaagaattttatttaacttaaaaaagaaaatataaggAAAGATTTCTCTTCAAAAATTTCACATAATAGTTCGGgtacatttggaagaaacaataaaacaaaattagttaATATCTAATTGGCTAACCAAGAGTGATTACCACTGTTTCTTGCTTCtgacaataaacatttttttttgcaatcaatttatttaaatattttgcatgttttttgtagataattttgtcttttGTTTTGCTCACATTTTATCACGTTTCGTCAATTCTCGTTTTACTTCCACAATAGATGTCGCAATAATAAAATCCGATACCGAGCAGCGAATAAACGATGATAACGCACGAAGAATGAACGAGCGAGCCAGGCACGAAAGCACGATAGTCAGAAAATAATTGGTTCTCACTTTTGTATTGAATTTCGTGCTGAGTGCTCGTCCGCACAACGGTTACGcgtaaattttttcgaaagtcTTTGAAATTTGTGCCGataaatggtttaaaaaaataaaataaaattccaattgTGCAAAAAGTGCaggtaaaattaatattttttgaaaaatagttttcaccGTAAATTTGCATGGCAAATTGCAGttaaatatcaataataatCAAATTGGTGAATGAGTGAGTGAATTTATATGAATGCGAATGGGAAGTAAAATAGTGgaaagagaagaaaaatattaataagaagAAGCATATTATAGCAACAAATATAAAGTGTGAGATTACGAAGAGAAGAAATTTAGATTCATTTGCGAAAGTGAATGAattatatttgagttaattgaaCATGTCAAAAgtgtgaaaatttataaaagtgcAGCATCAAAATATCAATGtctaatacaataataaataaattcagtaGCTGATAATACAAGTTTGCGTGAATATGtcgttgaaaatatttacatttgtacgAAAATATAACATGCACATATTGAGGTCATACATAGCAAAGTGGTGTTGAAATCGAAGTGTGCGCTAAAGGGGAAAGtatttttgtgtatgtgtgcgtatgtatatCTGCAATACCCACAGTGCATGTATCGCTTGTTGAccagcaaacgaaaaaaaataaaaacataaacagctgctgcgCTGGTCATTAGAGCAGAACACTTGCAAAAGCCCATAGGGCTCACACCGCTGACTGTTGGATCGTCCTTGTGCAAGCATAATTAAGTATTCTCGTGCTCCCCGCTGCGGACAGGTGCTGTACCTAccgaaatattaattattcatttatttcagTTGTTTGATAACAGGCGTGCATAATTAACGATTTCTCGTTAAAAATACATAGAAAGtatgaaagtgaaattttaatggACACAAAGTGTCAAATATTGTAAGTAGAAATTTCTTATCAACATCACAGTGTGTAGTGAAAAAGCGGTGTACCAGCCcttacaaatataaattgatagtaataaataaaactaaataaattaccTAAGCAGATGCACCAATAAGTATAACGGTAATTTGTGTATACAACTATACAAGAAAAAAGCGTAAACGAAAACGCGAAAAATTAATCATTCCAagatacaaaaatatacaacaaaacaaTTAGAATTGAGGTGCATCGGTGAGCTTATGGCAGAATGTCTGCTGTGCTAATGCTAAAAGCGTAAAAGCGTGAAAATCCAAAGAGCATAGCAGCAGTGGAAAACAAACAGTGTGAGTAGCAGAAGCAGGCAGTCACCACAGCCGCAACATTTTTTAGGTGTGTGTGCTCCACTCACCTACTTTCGCGCGTGTTGCTGCTTTTGTCCATAGTAGTAGTAGTTGTGGTGGTGCCTCCCCCAACACCCAACATTGAATTGCTGCTATCAACCCAATAGCTACAGCAGCGTTGTTGTCGCGTGTTTCGTGGCTCTCCTCTTCGCCAATCGTCACATTTATGAGTTCGGCTCTCGCGTTACGTATCGTTAACTCTCGCTACTATCGGTATATCGTCTTCTTCTTCGGTAAaccaacagaaaaaaatatttaattaaatcaaataaagtgAAGATAAATCGTTTGTGCTAGTCAACATCGTTTTTcattgtaaataataaataaataaattttctgagCAATTAACACGAgcattgagttgcttgaaattaATCATAAACGGTGCCAattcattgaaatattcaaattattacttGCTTCGTGCGCTGAAGCTCGgaatgcgtgcgtgtgtgtgaaaaAGTGCGAGAAATATTGTCGTCTTTTAATGCTCtgcaatcgaaaattttttattgatcgCCGTTAATAAagatgtgtgtgtgcctgtatATATTTTGAGTTAGTGCGTTCATTTGGTAAAATCGTGTAAATCTCCCAGCGCTTTGTTAGCGTTGTGTCGTGCATCAACACGCAGCAGCAGTTCATTTGCGATGCCATTGTTGTTGGAATATGAAGCGCTTGACTTTTGATTCACAACAATTATTGCATAAACAGGTGAGTGGCGCTGCTATTTGAGCTTATGCAAACCGGTTAAAAATGTTATGTAAACTGTGTAGCAACAGTCATTGAAATGATTTAGTTACGAGTGTGTGCCtaatcttttaatattttaagcgaTAATAGAGCAAATAATCTGTGCCGTATTGTATGAATAAGAAACCAGTTTTCGCAGTTACCTTCTGattgtgattttaatttttttattatcttattctTTAAGCTGTAAAGTAAACCTCGTAACAGTTCTCTATAATCTTAGTTCAACTTCGTATACTATTTAGATATTTGTTTACAACCGTCTGAAAGCTCGTTAAACACtgttgtgaattttttattaataaattttggattcaaattttaaaatctcaaaatcagaattaaatatttatcagttactaaaatatttaaaaaatatatatccatgtatttttaattttccaatccGATATTTgagattgaaaatttatttttaacattttaatgctACATTTGGTActggaaatttgaaaattatttttaattaagattctCTCGTTaacaaaattaaccaaaaaaaaattaatttaaattatatttcaattgtattatttgcaaACCTGTATTGGCAGCTATCAGCTAAAGCTAACTTTGTGATAtggaaaatgtcaaattttctcaattatgccaaaaaattgaatatttccaTAGTATACCCTTAGGTTGTGATCACAAAATGTAAGTGCTAAAATTACAactagaaatatgtatatttaaaaatcgatttttaatgcCGCTTTAAAGTGTAAATTGTTTCACGGAAGCACCTTTTTTGAATTAACGattattaaaatgcattttatatgtaaacatatttttatttgatttaataaataaaattaatcttcaaacaactaaggaagggctaagttcgggtgtcaccgaacattttatactctcgcatgataaagtgataataatttacatatttacatattattttattttgctgtaaaattaattagattagtagttcctgagatatggtttttggtccataagtaggcgacgccacgcccattttcaatttttaaaataagcctgggtgcagctgccttctgccatttcttccgtaaaatttagtgtttctgacgttttttgttagtcggttaacgcacttttagtgattttcaacataacctttgtatgggaggtgggcgtggttattatttgatttcttcaatttttgaactgtatatggaaatgcctgaaggaaatgattctatagagtttggttggcatagctatagtagtttccgagatatgtacaaaaaacttattaggtggcggggccacgcccacttttccaaatatgcccctccctaatgcgatcctttgtgccaaatttcactttaagatctttatttatggcttagttatgacactttataggttttcggtttttgccattttgtgggcgtggcagtgggccgattttgcccatcttcgaacttaaccttcttatggagcaatttttactcaagttacagcttgcacggacggacggacagacggacggactcgtcaccctgatcactttggtatatataacc comes from the Bactrocera neohumeralis isolate Rockhampton chromosome 2, APGP_CSIRO_Bneo_wtdbg2-racon-allhic-juicebox.fasta_v2, whole genome shotgun sequence genome and includes:
- the LOC126753155 gene encoding nucleoporin Ndc1, with translation MSLIVECKKLCLRRCMLALSYSIAMQYLLLGFFLFFVNFHVLHPLNWISGSISVLFSFYTWFSILPLIGSVVLYSILLGKSFLTVKRYYPTRFQWFIYTAPRKALFFTLHLLVGYLTAWLYTSFLHMDYRNIVCECFGTKCINSRYLFLICVGFFAACLHFTRENLHTDPELEFPIIQELMLIRIRSLIYRTLYNSFLKSFTPTICFALAYWLIGGITNRYFAGVFALDVDESALSFISIAVNVRLLFYGWILAAQILSNMHLMHCFFAIHLSEEVTFIIERKPVLCGTGIEEITLVDALNSSLVPVVQNLGARDLYNLSSNKMDTRRKEIFALSVPGAHPYNWNQLSSQCLSLVNAFTEELAASLKKISVVKTAPLFSTIKPTTATEAAEKILLRQYNETYGIRRMMTETSQENTETVKKMSPACKRIHDQVEKIKKQFEQTLRAAFRTIPGLYFMFGEPEGAKTAYLLSNSETILWIVQGLAGVCTASLTEDKYGVVQVTLPQVIKSLLTLKTELDKLNNVNLNGRKMDRNFIALKNGVKRSLYNICTVFSDYLREIVDNSEDLRKLQCYVHYVET
- the LOC126753412 gene encoding putative OPA3-like protein CG13603; protein product: MPALPVFKLGMLAVRQLSKYVANFIKQKAKDNKIFREYICIPPAQWYNRMETRTMMWTMKMGKPTNIKPLSEAAAIDLGASMLGEFVLFLICGAAVVSEVSRQMRSERRKRDEKIQAAINLTNNILKMEETIEHQEQYIQEIRKALKSLGKDIKVPKPEYFESKLLRPVITTRSIDTQVTVPTSDKQLQVTI